In Spirochaetota bacterium, the DNA window CGGTTTCGACGAGCTCTTCTTCGCCCCGGCAAAGAAAAAACCTACGCTCGAATTCTACCGGAAGATGGCGCGGTGCAACATCGTGTTCGTGTCGTATTGAAAAAGGCGTGTAAGAGTGGGAGATGTGGAGATTGAAGAGATAGAGGGGATAGAGATTCTACATCCCCGTCGGAAGATCAATGAAGTGACTCGCGAGGGAAAACTTCCGCGCGCAGTGGGCAGCAAGCGCTTTTACGCCCAGCGTTTCGGTCGCGTAATGCCCCCCGAAGATGACGCTTATGCCAAATTCTCTTGCCGCGTGGAAGGACGAGTGCTTCGTCTCGCCCGTAACGAGCGTGTCGTATCCCGCGCGCGCCGCCTCGTCGAGGGCGAACGTTCCCCCGCCCGAAACGATCGCCACCCTGGACGAGGCTTCGCGATTGGCGAGCACCATGCATTCCGAACCGGTGCCGCCGGAAAGCAGCGCCGCTACCGCGTGTGGATCGAGCGGCTCCGGAAGCGCTCCTCCGCACCCGATCGAGACACCGTGATACTCGCCGAACGGCTGCCGTTTCTCGATCGAAAGGATGCGCGCGATTTCCGCGTTGTTGCCCACCTCGGGGTGAAGATCGAGCGGAAGGTGCGATGCGTAGAGCGATATTCCCCGCTCGATGAGCGTTTTTATCCGCGTGTAGTGCGCGCCCGTGATGGTTTGGGGTTCTCTCCAGAAAAGCCCGTGATGCACGATGATCATCTGCGCGCCGCATTCGGCGGCCATTTCGAACGAGGCGAGCGATGCATCGACCGCCGCCGCGATTGTCGTAATCTCGCCGGGCCCTTCGACCTGCAGGCCGTTCTGTGATTCGTCCCTAATCTCCGCCGTGCGGAGGTAGGAGTCGAGATAGGCGACAAGATCGGCGCGCTTCATGGTTTCCGCTTCCCGGTGACGGTCGTTACTTTTTCCGGACAAGGGTGACGGGTTTTCCGCCGCCCCCGCTCATGGTGATGTTGCTGTCAAGGCCGGGGCGCTTGATGGTGTACTGGTTGCCCATGCCATCCTGGACCTTGTACACCCAGCCCTTGCCCTCGCCCGCGTAGTCATTGCCGATGATCTCGTACTCGAGCCACTTGTCGCCTTTTGCCGAGAAATACACCGCCTGCAGTTGGTCATTGATGTCGAACTTCAGCAAAGCGCTGAACGAAGCGCCTGAATAGATCATGTCCAGATTCGGGTCCATTTCCAGTGCGGCAAGCGGGCCGGATGTTGCGATCAATCCAATGAGTGTGAGCACGATCAGGAACTTTTTCATATCTACCGCCGGTTATTGGGGAGTTCACCGCGCCGTTGCGCGCGCGGTGATATGCGGCCAGGCCGCTCCTGCACTCCGCGACATAAGGCGGCATGTGTCAAGCCGGAATTCCCCGGGTTCTGCAACTACAAATCAAACGAGCGATTCTAAAAATTTATCCGCCGAAATAATGCGTATCCCGTCCTTCAACCAGTCGACGCCGTCTTTGCGCACGACCTGATATACGAAGGGTATTTTCAGCTTATCCTTGAAATGCGACAGGGAGGGAGCGAGCGAATCATCCGAGCTTTTCGCCTCGACGGCGAACCACGGCCGATCATTGACCGTGACAAGGAAATCGACCTCACGTTTTTCCCTGTCCCTTAGAAAATGGAGATTGCATTTGTATCCTTCGGCATCGTACAGGAAGTGCACGAGCTTTAAGAGATGGGAAGCAACGAGGTTTTCAAACCGCGCCCCGGGCTCGATCACTTCCGACCAGTCCCACAGATACAGCTTAGGCCCTTTTTTAAGGGAGCGGATATTATTACCCGCGTAGGGATAAACCCTGAACGCATAATAGAACGACTCAAGAACATCGATCCAATGGGATACCGCCCTGTGGCTTACTCCCAGGTCTTCCCGCAGGGAGTTAATAGACAATAGCGATCCGATCCGCGCGGGAATACTATCGCACAACAATTTCATGCTGCCGATATCCCGGACAAGCATGAGGTCCTGCACATCCTCCCGGAACAGACGCTCTATCTTTTCATTGTGCCATCTTCTCAGGGTGCGCATGTTCCCTTTCAGCAGGGGTTCCGGAAAACCCCCAAAGGTTTCCAGGGCCGCAAGCTCGGCTCCGGATTTGCTTTCCGGAACAGTCAGCGCAGCGAAGGGCTCGAACGTGTTTAGCGTTTCATGTAATTCGGGCAGGGTAAAGGGGTGAAGACGGTAGTAGTGATAACGTCCCTGCAGGGAATCACCCCCGCGGCGATACAGGTCGAGCCGGGCGCTTCCGGTAACTAGAAATTTATAGGTATCTTTAAGTTTGTCGTATTCTCCCTTGACTAGGTTCTTCCATTTCGAATATTTGTGAATTTCATCGAGTATCACCAATTCCGCGTCCCCGGGCCATTCGGATGCCATTATCCTTTTCCGGTCTGCGCGGTTGTCCCAGTTGAAGTACGCCGATTTGCATGTTTTGCCTATTATTTTCTCCGCCAGGGTTGTCTTGCCGACCTGGCGCGGTCCTCCAATAAAGACCATTTTTTCCTTGAGGTCCTCGGCTATATGGCGGTGCAGGTACCTGTCTCTCATGAATTAAAACATACGGGTCTGTTTTTGCGATGTCAACTATTTTTGCTTATAAGCTAAAATAGTTATGACTATTTTAGCTTATAAGCAAAATCGATCTAAACAGGGAATGCCTGCTTTAAGTCATCTCCCCCACCCCTCTTTGTCTCACATCCCCCGTGGAAGGCATACCGGGACATATTTCCCGCGGGAAGCGTGTCTCTAGGTCGCAATGGGCGGGAGCGGTGGGGATAGAAGAGAGGAGGGGATAAAGCTATTTACCCTCGGCCCATGATTCCTCGCGCGGGTCGGCGCCGCCCGTGAGCGTTCCGGTGGACGGATCGCGTATGACCGCGCAGACCGCGCCCACCTTATTGTCCCAATTGCCGAGCGGAAGAACGGTATAGCCCATTTTCGCGAGCGCGGGCTCGTACGAATCATACAAAGACCGTTCCATCTTGATGGTTCCCGCCGTATATGCATGCGGCGCGAATGAATCGGGCCAGTTGAGCGAAATGAAGCGCGGCGCCGAAATCGCCTCCTGCACGTCCATTCCGAACACGACAAGATTCAGGAAAAACTGGATCATCGCCTGAGTCTGTGAATCACCCCCCGGGGTTCCGTAGGACATGTAGAATTTTCCGTTTTTAAAAACCATTCCCGGGTTGGGCGTGATGCGGGGACGCTTGCCGGGCATGAGACCGTCAGGATGTTTTTCATCGAGATAAAACTGAATCATACGCGTACCCAGCGTAAGCCCCGTTCCGGGAACCATGGGCGATTCCGGAAAATCGCTGGGCGTAAGGGAGACGGCGTTGCCCTGTTTGTCGACGACGGCTATGTAGCTCGTATCCTTTCCAAACGAGAGACCACCGTCATTGCGCGCAACGGCAATATTTCTGTTTTCATAAATGAACGCGCCGCCCGTTTTTTGGAACGCGAACGGATCGCCGTGCCTCGGCGTCGCGCCGAACGCCCTGTTCGGGGTGAACAGCTTTCTCCGCTCCGCGGCATACCGCGGATTGAGCAGCCCCTCGACCGGCACATTGACGAACGCGGGGTCGCCAAAAAACGCCTCGCGGTCGGCCAGGCATAATTCTATCGCCTGCAGCACCGTGTGAATGTATTCGAGTGAATTGTGTCCCATGGATTTAAGATCGACGCCGTCGAGAAGCTGGAGCACCATGGGAACAATTGCGCCCTGGTTCCAGGTCCGGTTGGCGAATATCGTGTACTCGCGGAATTTTCCCGAGAGCGGCTTCTCCCAGTAGCCCTTGTAATTTGAAAGATCGGCTTTCGTGATAAGACCCTTTTTTTCCTCGTGGAGCCCGGCGATCGCGTCCGCGATCGGTCCCTTGTAGAAATAGTCGCGCACCGCGTCGAGTCCCTGCTCGCGAGATGCGCCGCGCGCAAGGGCATCCTGTTCGGCCTTGCAGAGCGACTGAAAGGTATTCGCGAGATCGGGAAGCGTAAACCGGTCGGCATGATGGAAGGGGCGCCACCATTGACCTCGGTAATATACGTTTGAATTATACGGTAATAACCACGTGAGCCCGAGCCGCGTAAAAAAGCCCAGGTTCATGTCCGCCATCATCTGCTTGTGGATGGGGAACCCCTCTCGCGCAATTTTTATCGCAGTCGCGCTCACTTCGGTGAAGCTCATGGTCCCGTATTGTTTTAAAACTGCGACGAGCACATCCGGTGATGCGGGCAGCAGGTGCGCAAGCACGTTGAGCTTGGGAATATTGTCGTATCCGTGCGACTTGAAATATTCCACCGTTGCCGCGGAGGGAGCCGTTCCCGCGCCGGTATAGCTTATGACTTCGCCGGTGCGTGCGTCATGCAGCAGGATCGGTGCGACACCCGGAAAGCTCGCGGCGTGTCCAAAGGTCACATTAAGCGCAAGGAGCGACGCAATCGAGGCATCGTACGCGTTTCCGCCCCTGTCCAGGATCTCGATCGCGGCGTGGGCGGCCCACGGTGTCCCCGCGGCAACCATGTAGTTTTTTCCGGTAACCAGGGTCCGTTCCACGCGATATGGATCATTGAACTCCATCGTATCGCGCGGACCGTGCGGAAGAATAAAATAGGCAGCCGTCAGCAAAACGGCAATCGATGCGGCGGTGATTCCGGCTGCCTTGAACACCTTTCGTAATTTACTCATATGAGTTCTCCCTGTAGTGCACACGTTCATAGCTGCGTCTTACCCGGACTTATCCTAAAACGAATAGCTGTATCGCAGATTCAAGGTTATTCCGCCAGTGCATATAGATAGTATCGTCAGTGTAACAGCGGCGCGGACGAAATGCAAGATTTTCGCATAAGTGGATTGGGTTGCCAGTACTCTCTCTCGGCAGGATTCACAAGCAAAAGACCTGAAATATTATTTCTTCGCATTTCGCGAAATATTTCGCATAACGCGAGCGGTGTTTAGTTCAATTAATGTGTTTGTTCAATTTAAAACATTAATACCCATCAATAATGTTCAATTATTCTCTTATATTAAAACACACCTGCGAATTCTGTACGAAATAACCAACCCAACCCATCCATTCAACAAAAATTCACACTGGCACAGTATGTGCTAACTAGACAATGACCAGTCTGATTTTCAACAAAGGAGAAAATGCGATGAAATATCCAAACAGCGTATGTGCCTTTTTAATCAGTATTTGCCTGTTGCTTGGTTTTACTGCATGCGATTCA includes these proteins:
- a CDS encoding ATP-binding protein, whose product is MRDRYLHRHIAEDLKEKMVFIGGPRQVGKTTLAEKIIGKTCKSAYFNWDNRADRKRIMASEWPGDAELVILDEIHKYSKWKNLVKGEYDKLKDTYKFLVTGSARLDLYRRGGDSLQGRYHYYRLHPFTLPELHETLNTFEPFAALTVPESKSGAELAALETFGGFPEPLLKGNMRTLRRWHNEKIERLFREDVQDLMLVRDIGSMKLLCDSIPARIGSLLSINSLREDLGVSHRAVSHWIDVLESFYYAFRVYPYAGNNIRSLKKGPKLYLWDWSEVIEPGARFENLVASHLLKLVHFLYDAEGYKCNLHFLRDREKREVDFLVTVNDRPWFAVEAKSSDDSLAPSLSHFKDKLKIPFVYQVVRKDGVDWLKDGIRIISADKFLESLV
- a CDS encoding gamma-glutamyltransferase family protein translates to MSKLRKVFKAAGITAASIAVLLTAAYFILPHGPRDTMEFNDPYRVERTLVTGKNYMVAAGTPWAAHAAIEILDRGGNAYDASIASLLALNVTFGHAASFPGVAPILLHDARTGEVISYTGAGTAPSAATVEYFKSHGYDNIPKLNVLAHLLPASPDVLVAVLKQYGTMSFTEVSATAIKIAREGFPIHKQMMADMNLGFFTRLGLTWLLPYNSNVYYRGQWWRPFHHADRFTLPDLANTFQSLCKAEQDALARGASREQGLDAVRDYFYKGPIADAIAGLHEEKKGLITKADLSNYKGYWEKPLSGKFREYTIFANRTWNQGAIVPMVLQLLDGVDLKSMGHNSLEYIHTVLQAIELCLADREAFFGDPAFVNVPVEGLLNPRYAAERRKLFTPNRAFGATPRHGDPFAFQKTGGAFIYENRNIAVARNDGGLSFGKDTSYIAVVDKQGNAVSLTPSDFPESPMVPGTGLTLGTRMIQFYLDEKHPDGLMPGKRPRITPNPGMVFKNGKFYMSYGTPGGDSQTQAMIQFFLNLVVFGMDVQEAISAPRFISLNWPDSFAPHAYTAGTIKMERSLYDSYEPALAKMGYTVLPLGNWDNKVGAVCAVIRDPSTGTLTGGADPREESWAEGK
- a CDS encoding Nif3-like dinuclear metal center hexameric protein, giving the protein MSGKSNDRHREAETMKRADLVAYLDSYLRTAEIRDESQNGLQVEGPGEITTIAAAVDASLASFEMAAECGAQMIIVHHGLFWREPQTITGAHYTRIKTLIERGISLYASHLPLDLHPEVGNNAEIARILSIEKRQPFGEYHGVSIGCGGALPEPLDPHAVAALLSGGTGSECMVLANREASSRVAIVSGGGTFALDEAARAGYDTLVTGETKHSSFHAAREFGISVIFGGHYATETLGVKALAAHCARKFSLASHFIDLPTGM